In one Magallana gigas chromosome 9, xbMagGiga1.1, whole genome shotgun sequence genomic region, the following are encoded:
- the LOC117691289 gene encoding E3 ubiquitin-protein ligase TRIM71-like isoform X2, whose protein sequence is MDRRTWAQDVLRCLLCETPGPPMYCDICHIHLCKACVGQHIFDQSSQHKVVPFEKRGLNPKCLKHSTQLCDLHCKECDIQICTECVSSGEYLGHKMVGILKLVENKKDAVQRDLQELENTIYPKYQELASNIPVQRDNLHENSHKLKTDIEKHKEDLHREIDIAVEKLKSDVDEIESKHLAILNKQEEETKRSISEVTDIIADLNKLLNSIDVCLLSSYKSKNVEFRRVPPIPIVSLSRFIPQKINKEQIYQQIGSLSMLSMKKEQESTGAGSFPLDRPFIDVPRIITDINTEYDDSKVLECVSCLSDDDVWACGSDNMMSLFNLKGELVKSIKTKSGNIPGDITVTQGGELVYTDYLKRTVNIVKNKGIKTIISLRSWKPLFVCSALSGDLLVVMITDDNKEAKVVRYSGSTEKQSIQFNEKGQPLYSLQNHTKYICENKNLDICVADSYPGSPAVVVVNQAGKFRFNYTGFPLILKKPFEPVGITTDSQLRILTSDYNNNYIHILDQDGQFLRYIDNCQINHPNGLCVDSRDNLFVADGYSGKIKKIQYYI, encoded by the coding sequence ATGGACCGCCGTActtgggcccaggatgtgttacggtgtcttctctgtgagaccccgggtccccctatgtactgtgacatttgtcacatacatctgtgCAAAGCGTGTGTGGGGCAACATATCTTTGATCAATCATCACAACACAAAGTGGTGCCATTTGAAAAGCGGGGACTTAATCCtaaatgtttgaaacattccACACAATTGTGTGACCTTCATTGCAAAGAGTGTGACATTCAAATTTGCACGGAATGTGTCTCGTCTGGTGAATATCTAGGCCATAAAATGGTTGGGATTTTAAAACTCGTAGAAAACAAGAAAGACGCTGTGCAGAGAGATTTACAAGAATTAGAAAATACAATTTATCCCAAATACCAAGAATTGGCATCCAACATCCCAGTTCAGAGAGATAACCTTCATGAAAACTCCCACAAACTGAAAACCGATATAGAGAAACATAAAGAAGatttgcacagagaaatagacattgCCGTCGAGAAATTGAAATCTGACGTAGATGAAATAGAATCCAAACACCTGGCTATCTTAAATAAGCAGGAAGAAGAAACTAAACGCAGTATTTCTGAAGTTACTGATATCATTGCTGATCTGAATAAATTGCTGAACTCTATTGATGTCTGCCTTTTATCTTCCTACAAATCAAAGAATGTTGAATTCAGAAGAGTGCCCCCAATACCCATTGTTTCCTTATCAAGATTCATTCCTCAGAAGATTAACAAAGAACAAATTTATCAGCAAATTGGTTCTCTCTCAATGTTATCTATGAAAAAAGAACAAGAATCTACAGGTGCTGGGTCCTTTCCCCTGGACAGACCGTTTattgatgtaccacggatcatcacagATATAAACACCGAATATGATGATTCAAAGGTATTAGAGTGTGTGTCCTGTCTGAGCGATGATGATGTATGGGCTTGTGGTTCAGACAACATGATGAGCCTCTTTAATCTTAAGGGGGAACTTGTGAAGTCAATCAAAACAAAGTCAGGGAACATCCCAGGCGACATAACAGTGACACAGGGTGGTgaactagtttatactgattatcTTAAAAGAACTGtaaacatagtgaagaataaagGGATAAAGACAATTATCAGTCTAAGGAGTTGGAAACCTCTTTTTGTCTGCAGTGCCTTATCAGgggacctcctggttgtcatgatcACTGATGATAACAAAGAagcaaaagttgtgcgttattctggctccacagagaaacaaagtatacaATTCAATGAGAAGGGACAGCCTCTCTATTCGTTGCAAAATCACACCAAATATATCTGTGAAAACAAGAACTTAGACATCTGCGTGGCCGACAGTTACCCTGGTTCGCccgcagtagtggtggtcaatcaggctgGGAAATTCCGTTTTAATTACACCGGTTTTCCGTTAATTCTCAAGAAACCATTTGAACCAGTTGGAATCACTACAGACAGCCAGCTTAGAATCCTGACATCAGACTATAACAACAACTacatccacatcctggatcaggacggacaatTCCttcgctacattgacaactgtcaaaTAAACCATCCAAACGGTTTGTGTGTTGACAGCAGAGACAATCTCTTTGTGGCTGATGGTTACTCtggaaaaatcaaaaaaatccaatattacATTTGA
- the LOC117691289 gene encoding E3 ubiquitin-protein ligase TRIM71-like isoform X1, with product MNFSQFYQYPLINISRFLTMDRRTWAQDVLRCLLCETPGPPMYCDICHIHLCKACVGQHIFDQSSQHKVVPFEKRGLNPKCLKHSTQLCDLHCKECDIQICTECVSSGEYLGHKMVGILKLVENKKDAVQRDLQELENTIYPKYQELASNIPVQRDNLHENSHKLKTDIEKHKEDLHREIDIAVEKLKSDVDEIESKHLAILNKQEEETKRSISEVTDIIADLNKLLNSIDVCLLSSYKSKNVEFRRVPPIPIVSLSRFIPQKINKEQIYQQIGSLSMLSMKKEQESTGAGSFPLDRPFIDVPRIITDINTEYDDSKVLECVSCLSDDDVWACGSDNMMSLFNLKGELVKSIKTKSGNIPGDITVTQGGELVYTDYLKRTVNIVKNKGIKTIISLRSWKPLFVCSALSGDLLVVMITDDNKEAKVVRYSGSTEKQSIQFNEKGQPLYSLQNHTKYICENKNLDICVADSYPGSPAVVVVNQAGKFRFNYTGFPLILKKPFEPVGITTDSQLRILTSDYNNNYIHILDQDGQFLRYIDNCQINHPNGLCVDSRDNLFVADGYSGKIKKIQYYI from the exons ATGAATTTCTCTCAATTTTACCAG taTCCTCTTATAAATATATCAAGGTTTTTGACCATGGACCGCCGTActtgggcccaggatgtgttacggtgtcttctctgtgagaccccgggtccccctatgtactgtgacatttgtcacatacatctgtgCAAAGCGTGTGTGGGGCAACATATCTTTGATCAATCATCACAACACAAAGTGGTGCCATTTGAAAAGCGGGGACTTAATCCtaaatgtttgaaacattccACACAATTGTGTGACCTTCATTGCAAAGAGTGTGACATTCAAATTTGCACGGAATGTGTCTCGTCTGGTGAATATCTAGGCCATAAAATGGTTGGGATTTTAAAACTCGTAGAAAACAAGAAAGACGCTGTGCAGAGAGATTTACAAGAATTAGAAAATACAATTTATCCCAAATACCAAGAATTGGCATCCAACATCCCAGTTCAGAGAGATAACCTTCATGAAAACTCCCACAAACTGAAAACCGATATAGAGAAACATAAAGAAGatttgcacagagaaatagacattgCCGTCGAGAAATTGAAATCTGACGTAGATGAAATAGAATCCAAACACCTGGCTATCTTAAATAAGCAGGAAGAAGAAACTAAACGCAGTATTTCTGAAGTTACTGATATCATTGCTGATCTGAATAAATTGCTGAACTCTATTGATGTCTGCCTTTTATCTTCCTACAAATCAAAGAATGTTGAATTCAGAAGAGTGCCCCCAATACCCATTGTTTCCTTATCAAGATTCATTCCTCAGAAGATTAACAAAGAACAAATTTATCAGCAAATTGGTTCTCTCTCAATGTTATCTATGAAAAAAGAACAAGAATCTACAGGTGCTGGGTCCTTTCCCCTGGACAGACCGTTTattgatgtaccacggatcatcacagATATAAACACCGAATATGATGATTCAAAGGTATTAGAGTGTGTGTCCTGTCTGAGCGATGATGATGTATGGGCTTGTGGTTCAGACAACATGATGAGCCTCTTTAATCTTAAGGGGGAACTTGTGAAGTCAATCAAAACAAAGTCAGGGAACATCCCAGGCGACATAACAGTGACACAGGGTGGTgaactagtttatactgattatcTTAAAAGAACTGtaaacatagtgaagaataaagGGATAAAGACAATTATCAGTCTAAGGAGTTGGAAACCTCTTTTTGTCTGCAGTGCCTTATCAGgggacctcctggttgtcatgatcACTGATGATAACAAAGAagcaaaagttgtgcgttattctggctccacagagaaacaaagtatacaATTCAATGAGAAGGGACAGCCTCTCTATTCGTTGCAAAATCACACCAAATATATCTGTGAAAACAAGAACTTAGACATCTGCGTGGCCGACAGTTACCCTGGTTCGCccgcagtagtggtggtcaatcaggctgGGAAATTCCGTTTTAATTACACCGGTTTTCCGTTAATTCTCAAGAAACCATTTGAACCAGTTGGAATCACTACAGACAGCCAGCTTAGAATCCTGACATCAGACTATAACAACAACTacatccacatcctggatcaggacggacaatTCCttcgctacattgacaactgtcaaaTAAACCATCCAAACGGTTTGTGTGTTGACAGCAGAGACAATCTCTTTGTGGCTGATGGTTACTCtggaaaaatcaaaaaaatccaatattacATTTGA